The window TTGGAGTGAAATTACTTACAGACAATGGACTACTGCTTTTACAGAAGGCTCTTTTTATGAAGGCGTGTTAGAAGAAAATAGTATTGTTAAATTCCTGGACCCCAAAAACAATGGGATGTACAGCAGGGTTATAAAAGTGATTCCCAATCAGGAAATAAAATTTCTGCATTTAGGGGAGATTTATGAAGGGATTGAAGTAGCCCAGGAATGGGGCGATGCAACAGAGGCTTACTTCCTTGAAGAAAATGATGAAGGAACTTTATTGAGAACAGTAATTAATACTCCAGCTGAATTTAAATCTTTTTTTGAAGAAAAATTTCCAAAAGCAATGAATATTGTTAAACACCTTTCGGAAAATCAGCTGTAAAGAAATACCCATTTAGAGAGATAACCAATCACAAAAATCTAAAATATGGAAACCTTATCTTACGAAACAATAATAGAGGCTCCCTTACAAAAAGTATGGGATATTCTCTGGGGACCTGAAACCTACGGTCAATGGACACAATACTTTGGGGCCGGATCTTCTGTCATGAAATCCGATTGGCAGGTTGGCGGGAAAACCTATTTTCTTAATGAAAAAGGAGATGGAATGGTTTCTACCATAGACAGCCTGGATGAG of the Chryseobacterium capnotolerans genome contains:
- a CDS encoding ATPase, coding for MEQLSYEIEINAEPEKVWSVLWSEITYRQWTTAFTEGSFYEGVLEENSIVKFLDPKNNGMYSRVIKVIPNQEIKFLHLGEIYEGIEVAQEWGDATEAYFLEENDEGTLLRTVINTPAEFKSFFEEKFPKAMNIVKHLSENQL